GGGCATGAGAATAAAGGAAATCCCGTATGGCGAAAATGGAAAAGTGAACCTGTTTGCCATAGGCGATGCAGGAGATGTGGCCGGCATTTACCTTGAAAATCCTAATTTTTTTGGCATAATTGAGGACAGGATAGACGAGATAAGAGAAATAAAAGAAAAAACGGACGGATTGATTGTTATGGGTGTCGACCCTCTACTCCTTGCGATAGTAAAGCCGCCATCCGAGTACGGAGCAGATATAGTTATCGGGGACGGGTGGATGGGAAACCCGATGAATTTTGGGGGCTCTCGCCTGGGCATTTTTTCATGCAGGAAGGAATATATAAGACAGATGCCGGGAAGGATAATAGGCGCCACTACCGATAGAGATGGAAAGAGGGCATTTTGTATGACAATGCAGACCAGGGAGCAACATATAAGGCGGAAGAAAGCAACAAGCAACATCTGTTCCAATGAGGCATTATGTGCGATTGCCTTTGTCGCATATATTTCACTTCTGGGGAGAAATGGCTTAAGGAGTCTGGCAGCTACAAACGTAAAAAATGCAAGATATGCTGCAGAGGAACTTTCTTCCATTGGCTTTGAAATACCATTCGGCATGACTTTCTTCAATGAGTTTGTTGCCATACCACCAGTCAATGCAGGAGAGTTGAATAATTCTCTTCTTTCAAAAAATATGCATGGCGCGCTTTTGCTTGGCAACCACTTTCCAGAGTTGAAAAATGCGTTGCTTTATGGAATTACAGAAATGCATTCCCGTGAGACAATAAATAAAATGGTTGAAGTCACAGGGAAAATAGTGGAGGGAAAGTATGTATAAGATGGCGAGCTATGATGAGCCGCTCCTGAATGAAATGGAGGAGGTGAAAAAAGGCGATACCGATGACACAGATATTCCAATTCCAAAGAGCATAATGAGAAGGGAGCTTAACCTGCCGTCACTTGATGAAAGAAGTGTGGTAAAACACTTTACCCATCTCAGCCAGATGAATTACGGCATAGATACGGGAACATATCCTCTCGGTTCATGCACAATGAAGTACAACCCGAAAATTCTTGAGGAAGTGGCAAGAGGCGATAAAGTTGGATACATCCATCCGTATCAGCACGAATCGACCGTACAGGGTGCACTAGAAATAATGTATAACCTGGAAAAAATGCTTTGTGAAATAACAGGAATGGATGCTTTTTCTCTTCAGCCCATCGCTGGTGCGCATGGTGAATTCACAGGTATGTCAATTGTAAGGGCTTACCACGAAAATAATGGCGAGAAAAGAAACGAGGTCATTTTGCCCGACTCTGCCCATGGAACAAATCCTGCTTCTGCCAGAATGGCCGGATTTGATGTCGTTGAAATCCCGTCAAGGGAAGGAAGGGTGGATATGGATGCATTGCATAGTGTTTTATCAAAAAATACGGCCGCATTTATGCTCACGAATCCTAACACTCTTGGAATATTCGAAAAGGATATACTTGAGATTTCCAGGGAAGTAAAAAAGGTTGGGGCACTGCTTTATTATGATGGCGCAAATTTGAATGCAATAATGGGAAAAGCCAGGCCGGGAGATATGGGCTTCGATATAGTTCATCTCAATCCCCATAAAACATTTGCCACGCCCCATGGTGGAGGGGGGCCCGGGGCCGGGCCTGTAGGGGTGAAAGCAAATCTTGAAAAATTTTTGCCGGTGCCGAGAACCATAAAAGATGAGGGATACCATCTTGATTATGACAGAGCGAACTCAGTAGGAAAAATGTCTCATTTCTACGGGAATTTTCCTGTATTGCTAAAGGCGTATACGTACATTCTGTTGAAAGGTTGCGACGGGTTGAAGGAAGCGACTGAGAGAGCCGTGCTCAATGCCAACTATCTCATGAAAAAATTGAATGGCAATTATGAAGTTCCCTTTGGCGGC
This Candidatus Thermoplasmatota archaeon DNA region includes the following protein-coding sequences:
- the gcvPA gene encoding aminomethyl-transferring glycine dehydrogenase subunit GcvPA, whose translation is MEELDIDSIDKLFGDIPEKIRIKGLGIPPGKSEIDVEREISDTLKKNRSFNDMPSFLGGGIQPHYVPPAVRHIVSRSEFYTSYTPYQPEFSQGMLQSVFEYQSVICELTGMDAANISMYDFATSLGEAARMAKRINKKDTFLIPENISWEKKSVLKNYVRNAGMRIKEIPYGENGKVNLFAIGDAGDVAGIYLENPNFFGIIEDRIDEIREIKEKTDGLIVMGVDPLLLAIVKPPSEYGADIVIGDGWMGNPMNFGGSRLGIFSCRKEYIRQMPGRIIGATTDRDGKRAFCMTMQTREQHIRRKKATSNICSNEALCAIAFVAYISLLGRNGLRSLAATNVKNARYAAEELSSIGFEIPFGMTFFNEFVAIPPVNAGELNNSLLSKNMHGALLLGNHFPELKNALLYGITEMHSRETINKMVEVTGKIVEGKYV
- the gcvPB gene encoding aminomethyl-transferring glycine dehydrogenase subunit GcvPB translates to MYKMASYDEPLLNEMEEVKKGDTDDTDIPIPKSIMRRELNLPSLDERSVVKHFTHLSQMNYGIDTGTYPLGSCTMKYNPKILEEVARGDKVGYIHPYQHESTVQGALEIMYNLEKMLCEITGMDAFSLQPIAGAHGEFTGMSIVRAYHENNGEKRNEVILPDSAHGTNPASARMAGFDVVEIPSREGRVDMDALHSVLSKNTAAFMLTNPNTLGIFEKDILEISREVKKVGALLYYDGANLNAIMGKARPGDMGFDIVHLNPHKTFATPHGGGGPGAGPVGVKANLEKFLPVPRTIKDEGYHLDYDRANSVGKMSHFYGNFPVLLKAYTYILLKGCDGLKEATERAVLNANYLMKKLNGNYEVPFGGGRMHEFVISAKRLRKKGIRALDVAKRLIDYGVHPPTIYFPMIVEEAMMIEPTESESKETLDRYADALNAIAEEDAEVVTNAPLNAPIKRVDESKAARSLILKWSDFSP